A single Acidobacteriota bacterium DNA region contains:
- a CDS encoding PIN domain-containing protein: protein MIYIDSSVVLAHLFAEIRRLPEHLWAESLVASRLVEYEVWNRLHARGRAETHGEAAEEAIGQIALLELSPVILTRALGAFPAPVRTLDALHLASLDYFRGQRQGVELATYDRRMAEAARAMEIPVLDLGEA from the coding sequence GTGATCTACATCGACTCCTCGGTCGTGCTGGCGCACCTCTTTGCGGAGATTCGGCGGCTACCTGAACATCTTTGGGCTGAGAGCCTCGTGGCGAGCCGATTGGTCGAGTACGAAGTCTGGAACCGTCTTCACGCCCGGGGACGGGCAGAAACCCACGGCGAGGCCGCCGAGGAGGCGATCGGCCAGATCGCGCTGCTGGAACTGTCTCCGGTCATACTGACCCGGGCGTTGGGCGCCTTCCCGGCGCCGGTTCGCACACTGGACGCCCTGCACCTGGCGTCGCTTGACTACTTTCGAGGGCAACGCCAAGGCGTGGAGCTAGCTACCTACGACCGTCGCATGGCGGAAGCCGCCAGAGCGATGGAGATCCCGGTCCTGGACCTCGGAGAAGCGTGA
- a CDS encoding protein phosphatase 2C domain-containing protein — protein MIEGRHYAAATMIGARKRQEDAWSVRPVSDDGSDEELLLVAVADGLGGMPAGDRASRMTIRSFVGSYALIPEPPAERLRFALANANGEVARAIEADPSLRGMGTTLVAALFFRDRFRWLSVGDSFIFHWRAGDLERVNPLHTYGRELDARAARGEISATHAALHPERAAITSAVMGLPLDEVAEGAVNLAAGDVVVLASDGIEALSDREVAAICGDHRSAGASRIAAAIIRRIEQRALSWQDNATVVVVCPPAPTD, from the coding sequence GTGATCGAAGGCCGCCACTACGCGGCGGCCACCATGATCGGCGCGCGCAAACGCCAGGAAGACGCGTGGAGCGTCCGCCCCGTGTCCGACGACGGTTCGGACGAAGAGCTGCTACTCGTGGCGGTCGCCGACGGTTTGGGCGGAATGCCGGCCGGCGACCGGGCGAGCCGGATGACGATCCGTAGCTTCGTCGGCAGCTACGCGCTGATCCCGGAGCCGCCCGCTGAGCGCCTGCGTTTCGCGCTCGCCAACGCGAACGGCGAGGTGGCGCGTGCGATCGAGGCCGATCCGTCCCTTCGAGGCATGGGTACCACCCTGGTGGCTGCGTTGTTCTTCAGGGACCGTTTCCGCTGGCTCAGCGTCGGCGATTCGTTCATCTTCCACTGGCGCGCCGGCGACCTGGAGCGTGTTAACCCGCTCCACACCTACGGCCGCGAACTCGACGCCCGGGCCGCGCGCGGCGAGATCAGCGCAACGCACGCCGCCCTTCACCCGGAACGCGCCGCAATCACGAGCGCGGTGATGGGCCTGCCACTCGACGAGGTGGCGGAGGGCGCGGTCAACCTCGCCGCCGGGGATGTCGTTGTTCTCGCCAGCGACGGCATTGAGGCGCTTTCCGACAGAGAGGTCGCGGCGATTTGCGGCGACCACCGGTCGGCGGGAGCGTCGCGGATCGCCGCCGCAATCATCCGGCGGATCGAGCAGCGGGCGCTTTCCTGGCAGGACAACGCGACGGTCGTGGTCGTGTGCCCACCTGCGCCAACGGACTAG